From Cellulosimicrobium cellulans, the proteins below share one genomic window:
- a CDS encoding NAD-dependent epimerase/dehydratase family protein: MNSTTSTDAPTGPALLPGATLLVTGAAGVIGRVAVPRLAAAGYRVVATDRAPFDAPAAVASLVGDTRDAAFVDAVLRAGQGPDAPAVDGVVHLAAIASPGQVPDDETVAQNVQGAFCVLDGAGRAGVRVAVAASSFSAYGYPWAGRHLSPAYVPVDEAQESVAVDAYALSKLLSEQVGEYVTRRYGLPTTMLRMPFVGSGDRLREWVDLAHRDPGAIRQELWTWLDTRDAVDVVRAILASGVTGHHVVNVAAPDTTSDVPTAELLERFHPGSRVTRPLDGFASVIDTTAVRELFGFVPRHDWRTGDALDPAAEAPAEGVSA, from the coding sequence ATGAACTCCACCACGTCCACCGACGCGCCCACCGGGCCCGCCCTCCTGCCCGGGGCCACGCTCCTCGTCACGGGGGCCGCCGGGGTCATCGGGCGGGTCGCCGTCCCGCGCCTCGCCGCCGCTGGCTACCGCGTCGTCGCCACCGACCGCGCGCCGTTCGACGCGCCGGCGGCCGTCGCGAGCCTGGTCGGCGACACGCGCGACGCGGCCTTCGTCGACGCCGTGCTCCGCGCGGGGCAGGGTCCGGACGCGCCCGCGGTCGACGGCGTCGTGCACCTCGCGGCGATCGCGTCGCCGGGCCAGGTGCCCGACGACGAGACGGTCGCCCAGAACGTGCAGGGCGCGTTCTGCGTGCTCGACGGCGCGGGCCGGGCGGGCGTGCGCGTCGCCGTCGCGGCGTCGTCGTTCTCCGCGTACGGCTACCCGTGGGCGGGGCGGCACCTCTCGCCCGCGTACGTCCCGGTCGACGAGGCGCAGGAGTCGGTCGCGGTGGACGCGTACGCGCTGTCGAAGCTCCTGTCCGAGCAGGTGGGGGAGTACGTCACGCGGCGCTACGGCCTGCCGACGACGATGCTGCGCATGCCGTTCGTCGGGTCGGGCGACCGGCTGCGCGAGTGGGTCGACCTCGCGCACCGCGACCCGGGCGCGATCCGGCAGGAGCTGTGGACGTGGCTCGACACGCGCGACGCGGTCGACGTGGTGCGCGCGATCCTCGCGTCGGGCGTCACGGGCCACCACGTGGTCAACGTCGCCGCGCCCGACACGACGAGCGACGTCCCGACGGCCGAGCTCCTCGAGCGCTTCCACCCGGGCTCCCGCGTGACGCGGCCCCTCGACGGGTTCGCGTCCGTCATCGACACGACCGCGGTGCGCGAGCTGTTCGGGTTCGTCCCGCGCCACGACTGGCGCACGGGCGACGCGCTCGACCCCGCGGCCGAGGCGCCGGCCGAGGGGGTGAGCGCCTGA
- a CDS encoding discoidin domain-containing protein, which produces MSMHAGAGRVVATGAALVMAVTGLVAPAVASPVVDVDRYPVGVGADLSTTPRTHGIAVATAPTTGAQATGEEGGRAFWRTDAAAGAERIALDVADAYVGRLADVPGYLVVDHRAGEQVVATAADGSVLGAGSGAGAPEADADGDGWTSTVVALPAGALEPGTQAGGDPEVSLAAADGELSVASVRVVAQGTSVDLGPTVAERGIAVRAGDATAGLVTGTADGRGYWQTGRAQGTNFVYANVSDAYALDTRDRVLVDATVQQGGGDMFLQYDSPGDTIPHMFKPSPRLALGTDGSWVSRSWLLDDAVLTNRSNGSDFRLSVEGSPQDVRIDSLAVTVVPREVDPAIALRRLVERADVTYAAAREGERDGQYPAGSRAGLRAAIDAADAVAQDPDANGDAVDAATTALEDALEDFLGSQVTTDLARGKPVTVSSGGPAAAATDGDRGTAWTSARDGDAEWVQVDLGAVTEIDEVLVRWTPDYAHVYRVEVSTDGTTYDEVASAGAIDATGVRTRFEPVDARYVRLALDERATQRATFALTDLEVRRAPAVPVDPRLVETVFPTEDVVVADQVVTDFGADPTGEADSTAAIQAALYACQDATGGTVWLPAGTYRVTGTLEVLPHCTLRGDHPDRAISPDADPLDGTVVVADLPSGDDGPSLFRVGGNAGVVGVTTYYPGQDAADPVPYGFTVELPGRAWQGEQNYMMSSVEHVTMLNSYRGIGISTMAHDRGEGGPGSQVHEIANVRDVVGTALFEGVVAYNGADVGTWQDVTFDNGVWAGAGAAYDAPERAVLDAWTREHGTGLVLGDLEWDEFSGISVADYEVGIRIVKGQRASFTGSFLDTEVRRTDVAVQVEVSDDRWGTAFAGGTLEGSEAAVRNTSGGYVKLTGTDVDGALEGTVHVLDGPADGVPATPETVLAPRPTERLVDVTKAPYDVPRTPGRFSDVDVTAAIQAALDDTAAAGGGVVYLPAGWYTVRGHLTVPAGVELRGSAGVANRDSLELSGGTVLLAYEGGVAPAAPGEPDPSVGETAFVTLAGEDAGLRGLRVFHPENNPAGPDGVRSYPFAVRGDAPGAYVVNVGLTNAWNAIDLTAAADGFLVRRAVGLFLSEGVHVGANAGGTVENVLSNGNVITRLAYGLPGWVEGADLFGQVIDPVAREREVLVRATGSQDLTVLNTFAYGTRDGIVASDGATVRAFNLGTDNLGPGGHTVDADASSAVSVVNLMRFNGTTSRGPVTIVNPLAIHMATSALGVAADAAEGAAGAVRVEGNEAEPGRYETGSAVAVVAEPAEGSAFAGWRDASGAVVSQDARYAFEVAGDTSLTAAFVVAPTSDVEVEATGRCLAGRAYVAVRARNGGDEPVTVRLATPFGERTVDDVAPGKSAYQSFATRATAVEAGTAQVTVTAGGGDVVLTAPYAAVRCG; this is translated from the coding sequence ATGAGCATGCATGCTGGAGCAGGACGGGTCGTCGCCACCGGCGCGGCCCTCGTCATGGCGGTGACGGGGCTCGTGGCCCCCGCCGTCGCGAGCCCGGTGGTCGACGTCGACCGCTACCCGGTCGGGGTGGGCGCCGACCTGTCGACGACCCCGCGCACGCACGGGATCGCGGTCGCGACCGCCCCGACGACCGGTGCGCAGGCGACGGGCGAGGAGGGCGGTCGCGCCTTCTGGCGCACCGACGCCGCGGCCGGCGCCGAGCGGATCGCGCTCGACGTCGCGGACGCGTACGTCGGGCGCCTCGCCGACGTGCCCGGGTACCTCGTGGTGGACCACCGCGCGGGCGAGCAGGTGGTCGCGACCGCGGCCGACGGCTCGGTGCTCGGTGCGGGCTCGGGCGCGGGCGCGCCGGAGGCGGACGCCGACGGCGACGGCTGGACGTCGACCGTCGTCGCGCTCCCCGCCGGGGCGCTGGAACCGGGCACGCAGGCGGGCGGCGACCCCGAGGTGTCGCTCGCCGCGGCCGACGGCGAGCTCTCCGTCGCGTCCGTACGCGTCGTCGCGCAGGGCACGAGCGTGGACCTCGGCCCGACCGTCGCCGAGCGCGGGATCGCCGTGCGCGCGGGCGACGCGACGGCGGGCCTCGTCACCGGGACGGCGGACGGCCGTGGGTACTGGCAGACCGGCCGGGCCCAGGGCACGAACTTCGTCTACGCCAACGTCTCGGACGCGTACGCGCTCGACACGCGCGACCGCGTGCTCGTCGACGCGACCGTGCAGCAGGGCGGCGGCGACATGTTCCTCCAGTACGACTCGCCGGGCGACACGATCCCGCACATGTTCAAGCCGTCGCCGCGCCTCGCGCTCGGCACCGACGGCTCGTGGGTGTCGCGCTCGTGGCTGCTCGACGACGCGGTCCTCACCAACCGCTCCAACGGCTCCGACTTCCGGCTCTCCGTCGAGGGGTCGCCGCAGGACGTGCGGATCGACTCGCTCGCGGTGACCGTCGTCCCGCGGGAGGTGGACCCCGCGATCGCGCTGCGGCGCCTCGTCGAGCGGGCCGACGTCACGTACGCCGCCGCCCGCGAGGGCGAGCGCGACGGCCAGTACCCGGCGGGCTCGCGCGCCGGGCTGCGCGCCGCGATCGACGCGGCCGACGCCGTCGCGCAGGACCCCGACGCGAACGGCGACGCGGTGGACGCCGCGACGACCGCCCTGGAGGACGCGCTCGAGGACTTCCTCGGGTCGCAGGTCACGACCGACCTCGCGCGCGGCAAGCCCGTGACCGTGAGCTCGGGCGGCCCCGCCGCGGCGGCGACGGACGGTGACCGCGGCACCGCGTGGACCTCCGCGCGCGACGGCGACGCCGAGTGGGTCCAGGTCGACCTGGGCGCCGTCACCGAGATCGACGAGGTGCTGGTGCGCTGGACGCCGGACTACGCGCACGTCTACCGCGTGGAGGTGTCGACGGACGGCACGACCTACGACGAGGTCGCGAGCGCCGGCGCGATCGACGCGACGGGCGTGCGCACGCGGTTCGAGCCCGTCGACGCACGCTACGTGCGCCTCGCGCTCGACGAGCGGGCGACGCAGCGCGCGACGTTCGCGCTGACCGACCTCGAGGTGCGGCGGGCCCCGGCCGTCCCGGTCGACCCCCGCCTCGTCGAGACCGTGTTCCCGACGGAGGACGTCGTGGTCGCGGACCAGGTGGTCACGGACTTCGGTGCCGACCCCACAGGCGAGGCGGACTCGACCGCGGCGATCCAGGCGGCGCTGTACGCGTGCCAGGACGCGACGGGCGGCACGGTGTGGCTCCCCGCGGGCACGTACCGCGTGACGGGCACGCTCGAGGTGCTCCCGCACTGCACGCTGCGCGGCGACCACCCCGACCGCGCGATCTCGCCGGACGCCGACCCGCTGGACGGGACGGTCGTCGTCGCGGACCTGCCGTCGGGCGACGACGGCCCGAGCCTGTTCCGCGTGGGCGGCAACGCGGGCGTCGTCGGCGTGACGACGTACTACCCCGGCCAGGACGCGGCGGACCCGGTGCCCTACGGTTTCACGGTCGAGCTCCCGGGCCGCGCGTGGCAGGGCGAGCAGAACTACATGATGAGCAGCGTCGAGCACGTGACGATGCTCAACTCGTACCGCGGCATCGGGATCTCCACGATGGCGCACGACCGCGGCGAGGGCGGCCCGGGCTCGCAGGTGCACGAGATCGCGAACGTGCGCGACGTCGTCGGGACCGCCCTGTTCGAGGGCGTGGTCGCGTACAACGGCGCGGACGTCGGAACGTGGCAGGACGTCACGTTCGACAACGGCGTCTGGGCAGGTGCGGGCGCCGCGTACGACGCGCCGGAGCGTGCGGTCCTCGACGCGTGGACGCGCGAGCACGGCACGGGCCTGGTGCTCGGCGACCTGGAGTGGGACGAGTTCTCCGGGATCTCGGTCGCGGACTACGAGGTCGGCATCCGCATCGTCAAGGGTCAGCGCGCGAGCTTCACCGGGTCGTTCCTCGACACCGAGGTGCGCCGCACGGACGTCGCCGTCCAGGTCGAGGTCTCGGACGACCGCTGGGGCACCGCCTTCGCGGGTGGCACCCTCGAGGGCTCCGAGGCTGCGGTCCGCAACACGTCGGGCGGTTACGTCAAGCTCACGGGCACGGACGTGGACGGCGCCCTGGAGGGCACCGTGCACGTGCTCGACGGCCCGGCAGACGGGGTCCCCGCGACACCGGAGACGGTCCTCGCGCCGCGTCCGACCGAGCGGCTCGTCGACGTCACGAAGGCGCCGTACGACGTGCCCCGCACGCCCGGCCGGTTCTCCGACGTCGACGTGACGGCGGCGATCCAGGCGGCGCTCGACGACACCGCGGCCGCGGGCGGCGGCGTCGTCTACCTGCCCGCGGGCTGGTACACCGTGCGCGGCCACCTCACGGTGCCCGCGGGCGTGGAGCTGCGCGGCTCTGCGGGCGTCGCGAACCGCGACTCGCTCGAGCTGAGCGGCGGCACCGTGCTCCTCGCGTACGAGGGCGGCGTGGCGCCGGCGGCGCCGGGCGAGCCCGACCCGTCGGTCGGCGAGACCGCGTTCGTCACCCTCGCGGGCGAGGACGCGGGCCTGCGCGGGCTGCGGGTCTTCCACCCGGAGAACAACCCGGCCGGCCCGGACGGCGTCCGGTCCTACCCGTTCGCCGTGCGCGGCGACGCGCCGGGGGCCTACGTGGTGAACGTCGGCCTGACGAACGCGTGGAACGCGATCGACCTCACCGCCGCGGCGGACGGGTTCCTCGTGCGGCGCGCGGTCGGGCTCTTCCTCTCCGAGGGCGTGCACGTCGGCGCCAACGCGGGCGGCACGGTCGAGAACGTGCTGTCGAACGGCAACGTCATCACGCGCCTCGCGTACGGACTGCCGGGCTGGGTCGAGGGGGCCGACCTGTTCGGCCAGGTCATCGACCCGGTCGCGCGCGAGCGCGAGGTCCTCGTGCGGGCGACCGGGTCGCAGGACCTCACGGTGCTCAACACGTTCGCGTACGGCACGCGCGACGGCATCGTCGCGAGCGACGGCGCCACGGTGCGGGCCTTCAACCTCGGGACCGACAACCTCGGCCCGGGCGGGCACACGGTCGACGCGGACGCGTCGAGTGCGGTGAGCGTCGTCAACCTCATGCGGTTCAACGGCACGACGAGCCGCGGACCGGTGACGATCGTCAACCCGCTCGCCATCCACATGGCGACGTCGGCGCTGGGCGTCGCGGCGGACGCCGCGGAGGGCGCCGCCGGGGCCGTGCGGGTCGAGGGCAACGAGGCGGAGCCGGGCCGGTACGAGACGGGGAGCGCGGTGGCCGTGGTCGCCGAGCCCGCCGAGGGGTCGGCGTTCGCCGGCTGGCGCGACGCCTCCGGCGCCGTGGTCTCCCAGGACGCGCGGTACGCGTTCGAGGTCGCGGGCGACACGTCGCTCACCGCCGCGTTCGTCGTCGCCCCGACGTCGGACGTCGAGGTCGAGGCGACCGGGCGGTGCCTCGCGGGCCGCGCGTACGTCGCGGTCCGTGCCCGCAACGGCGGCGACGAGCCCGTGACGGTGCGCCTCGCGACGCCGTTCGGGGAGCGCACGGTCGACGACGTCGCACCGGGGAAGAGCGCCTACCAGTCGTTCGCGACGCGGGCGACAGCGGTCGAGGCGGGCACGGCGCAGGTCACCGTCACCGCGGGCGGCGGCGACGTCGTCCTCACGGCGCCGTACGCCGCCGTGCGCTGCGGCTGA
- a CDS encoding aldose 1-epimerase family protein — protein sequence MTAAGDEPGTIHGADPGEVRRRAGWLGQVARVEQLVDADGPARGARRVRVVTGGGLELDVLPDRALDLGQVTVHGVPLAWMAPAGLAAPGLYQGDDFGTTFGGGLLVTCGLDHVGSPTVDDGRRFPQHGRLTAVPASVERAAVVGDEVVVEGVVRQASLHEEHLVLRRRVRAGLGTTSVTVEDTVTNEGWRPEPHLVLYHANLGWPLVSEAAELDVSSQHVEPDGPDAVGDPWREITAPADGYRQRVHRHDLVPGTGRAVVTNRDLGLRLTVSFPTATLPVLYQWKMFAPGQNVLGLEPMNAPAIGGRVAAREAGVLPVLAPGESVSYAVRFDVERV from the coding sequence ATGACGGCAGCGGGCGACGAACCCGGGACGATCCACGGGGCGGACCCCGGCGAGGTCCGGCGCCGCGCCGGGTGGCTCGGCCAGGTCGCGCGCGTCGAGCAGCTCGTCGACGCCGACGGCCCGGCCCGCGGGGCGCGCCGGGTGCGCGTCGTGACGGGCGGCGGGCTGGAGCTCGACGTGCTGCCCGACCGCGCGCTCGACCTCGGCCAGGTCACGGTGCACGGCGTCCCGCTCGCGTGGATGGCCCCCGCGGGTCTCGCCGCGCCCGGGCTCTACCAGGGGGACGACTTCGGCACGACGTTCGGCGGCGGGCTGCTCGTCACGTGCGGCCTCGACCACGTCGGGTCGCCCACGGTGGACGACGGGCGGCGGTTCCCGCAGCACGGCCGGCTCACCGCGGTCCCGGCGAGCGTCGAGCGCGCGGCGGTCGTCGGGGACGAGGTCGTGGTCGAGGGCGTCGTGCGCCAGGCGTCGCTCCACGAGGAGCACCTCGTGCTCCGGCGCCGGGTCCGCGCCGGCCTCGGGACGACGTCGGTCACCGTCGAGGACACCGTGACCAACGAGGGGTGGCGGCCCGAGCCGCACCTCGTGCTCTACCACGCGAACCTCGGGTGGCCGCTCGTCTCCGAGGCCGCGGAGCTCGACGTCTCGTCGCAGCACGTCGAGCCCGACGGGCCGGACGCCGTCGGCGACCCCTGGCGCGAGATCACCGCGCCTGCCGACGGCTACCGCCAGCGCGTGCACCGGCACGACCTCGTGCCCGGGACCGGGCGGGCCGTCGTGACGAACCGCGACCTGGGGCTGCGCCTGACCGTCTCGTTCCCGACCGCGACCCTGCCCGTGCTGTACCAGTGGAAGATGTTCGCCCCCGGACAGAACGTCCTCGGGCTCGAACCCATGAACGCCCCCGCGATCGGCGGCCGCGTCGCCGCGCGCGAGGCGGGCGTCCTGCCCGTCCTCGCGCCGGGCGAGTCCGTCTCCTACGCCGTGCGGTTCGACGTCGAGCGCGTCTGA
- a CDS encoding ThuA domain-containing protein, with protein MTDRTSPPTALVVRGGWSGHRPEETTDLFVPFLSAQGYVVRVEPSPAVYADARTMAQVDLVVQSVTMSEISPEQVAGLVAAVEAGTGLAGWHGGIVDSYRASSEYAHLVGGQFAHHPRRTAGPGTPLGPLRGDETDSFVTHAVRVVPEQSHHPVVAGLDDFEITTEQYWVLTDDYDDVLATTTVEARPEDPWHDPSTSPAVWTRRWGAGRVFVCTVGHRPEDLEHPTVRTMVERGMLWASRQEHAL; from the coding sequence ATGACCGACCGCACGTCCCCGCCCACCGCCCTCGTCGTCCGCGGCGGCTGGTCCGGGCACCGGCCCGAGGAGACGACCGACCTGTTCGTCCCCTTTCTCAGCGCGCAGGGGTACGTCGTGCGCGTCGAGCCGTCGCCCGCCGTGTACGCCGACGCGCGCACCATGGCGCAGGTCGACCTCGTGGTGCAGAGCGTGACCATGAGCGAGATCAGCCCCGAGCAGGTCGCCGGGCTCGTCGCCGCCGTCGAGGCGGGCACGGGCCTCGCGGGCTGGCACGGCGGCATCGTCGACTCCTACCGCGCGAGCAGCGAGTACGCGCACCTCGTCGGCGGGCAGTTCGCCCACCACCCGCGCCGCACCGCCGGCCCCGGCACCCCGCTCGGGCCGCTGCGCGGCGACGAGACGGACAGCTTCGTCACGCACGCCGTGCGCGTCGTCCCGGAGCAGTCCCACCACCCCGTCGTCGCCGGGCTCGACGACTTCGAGATCACCACCGAGCAGTACTGGGTCCTCACCGACGACTACGACGACGTCCTCGCGACGACGACCGTCGAGGCCCGGCCCGAGGACCCCTGGCACGACCCGTCGACCTCGCCCGCCGTCTGGACGCGACGGTGGGGCGCGGGCCGCGTGTTCGTGTGCACCGTCGGGCACCGGCCCGAAGACCTGGAGCACCCGACCGTCCGCACGATGGTCGAGCGCGGGATGCTGTGGGCGAGCCGGCAGGAGCACGCGCTGTGA
- a CDS encoding Gfo/Idh/MocA family protein, with the protein MTAEAPTLAATAGATGRPAGVGIVGCGAISGQYLETLPRLDGLRLVAVADLDPERAAAVAAEQGVRALTVDALVRDPEVDVVLNLTTPGAHEEVALAAVAAGKDVYGEKPLAADRAAAARVLAAADAAGVRVGCAPDTVLSTGVQTARRAVDDGLLGTPVAATATMVTAGHERWHPHPDFYYRPGGGPLLDMGPYYVTALVHLLGPVTSVVGASSRARTTRSIGSGPRAGEEIPVDVDTHVTGVLTHASGALSTLVMSFDAPASQAPPIEVHGTLASLQVPDPNGFDGAVRVREAAGDAWRELPVSAGFHGAGRGYGLADLVATPDGVEPRAGGRLALHVLDVMESLLDAAGSGTSVRVAFATDRPRAVPLTTVPDERG; encoded by the coding sequence GTGACCGCCGAGGCACCGACCCTCGCGGCGACGGCCGGAGCCACCGGTCGCCCGGCGGGCGTGGGGATCGTCGGCTGCGGCGCGATCAGCGGCCAGTACCTCGAGACGCTGCCCCGGCTCGACGGCCTGCGGCTCGTCGCCGTCGCGGACCTCGACCCGGAGCGCGCCGCGGCCGTCGCGGCGGAGCAGGGCGTGCGCGCCCTCACGGTCGACGCGCTCGTGCGCGACCCCGAGGTCGACGTCGTCCTCAACCTCACCACGCCCGGCGCGCACGAGGAGGTGGCGCTCGCGGCCGTCGCAGCCGGCAAGGACGTGTACGGCGAGAAGCCGCTCGCCGCGGACCGGGCCGCCGCCGCGCGGGTCCTCGCCGCGGCCGACGCCGCGGGCGTGCGCGTCGGGTGCGCGCCGGACACCGTGCTGAGCACGGGGGTCCAGACCGCGCGCCGCGCGGTCGACGACGGCCTGCTCGGGACGCCGGTCGCGGCGACCGCGACGATGGTCACGGCGGGCCACGAGCGCTGGCACCCGCACCCCGACTTCTACTACCGCCCCGGCGGCGGGCCGCTGCTCGACATGGGCCCGTACTACGTCACCGCGCTCGTGCACCTGCTCGGCCCGGTGACGTCCGTGGTCGGCGCGTCGAGCCGGGCGCGCACGACGCGCTCGATCGGCTCCGGGCCGCGCGCGGGCGAGGAGATCCCGGTCGACGTGGACACGCACGTGACGGGCGTCCTCACGCACGCCTCGGGTGCGCTCTCGACGCTCGTCATGAGCTTCGACGCCCCGGCGAGCCAGGCGCCCCCGATCGAGGTCCACGGCACGCTCGCCTCGCTCCAGGTGCCCGACCCGAACGGGTTCGACGGCGCGGTCCGCGTCCGCGAGGCCGCCGGGGACGCCTGGCGCGAGCTCCCGGTGAGCGCGGGCTTCCACGGGGCCGGGCGCGGGTACGGCCTCGCGGACCTCGTCGCCACGCCCGACGGCGTCGAGCCGCGCGCGGGCGGCCGGCTCGCCCTGCACGTGCTCGACGTCATGGAGTCGTTGCTCGACGCCGCCGGCTCGGGCACGAGCGTGCGGGTGGCCTTCGCGACAGACCGCCCGCGAGCCGTCCCGCTCACGACCGTCCCCGACGAGAGGGGGTAG
- a CDS encoding lectin — translation MSFTRRSFLGLTAAAAATAAVGTSASAAGTATAALPGAAAAVSPPGDVVGKITAGYQGWFACRGDGAPIDAWWHWARQADQTPSTTNTVIKSWPDVREYTTTYQTAFPALGDGRPARLFSSYDQQTVDTHLRWMAENGIHTAALQRFNPFGGEGPTRDVMASRTRTAAERAGVKFYVMYDVSDWYAMRNQITQDWTTKMSAHVASPAYARQNGKPVVGIWGFGFDDAQRPFTPQECQEVVDWFQAQGCYVMGGVPTWWREGTGDSRPGFADVYRSFDMISPWLVGRIGNVAGADDFYQRATVPDLAECTRLGIDYQPCVLPGDLQEGQRAHGDFMWRQFYNHARAGVASAYISMFDEYNEGNQIAKTAATAADVPAGSGMRALDEDGTACSPDYYLRLTNDGGRLLRGEIALTAVRPTPPVVGGGPGPVTGLVTLRARANGQYVQARQTDGGTLVAAGPTVGAWERFRLEELGGGVVALRADVDGRYVCAEGAGAQPLVANRAAVGAWERFRLEDLGGGAVALRAEVNGRYVCADGAGAQPLVANRAAVGPWETFDLVRL, via the coding sequence ATGAGCTTCACCCGACGTTCCTTCCTCGGCCTGACGGCCGCTGCCGCGGCGACCGCCGCCGTCGGCACCTCCGCCTCCGCCGCCGGCACTGCCACGGCCGCGCTCCCGGGCGCGGCCGCCGCGGTGAGCCCGCCCGGCGACGTCGTCGGCAAGATCACCGCCGGCTACCAGGGCTGGTTCGCGTGCCGGGGCGACGGTGCCCCCATCGACGCGTGGTGGCACTGGGCCCGCCAGGCCGACCAGACGCCGTCCACCACCAACACCGTCATCAAGTCGTGGCCCGACGTCCGCGAGTACACGACGACGTACCAGACCGCGTTCCCTGCGCTCGGCGACGGCCGCCCCGCGCGCCTCTTCTCGTCGTACGACCAGCAGACGGTCGACACGCACCTGCGCTGGATGGCCGAGAACGGCATCCACACGGCCGCGCTCCAGCGCTTCAACCCGTTCGGCGGCGAGGGCCCGACCCGCGACGTCATGGCGAGCCGCACCCGCACCGCCGCGGAGCGCGCGGGCGTCAAGTTCTACGTCATGTACGACGTGAGCGACTGGTACGCGATGCGGAACCAGATCACGCAGGACTGGACGACGAAGATGTCCGCCCACGTCGCCTCGCCGGCGTACGCGCGGCAGAACGGCAAGCCCGTCGTCGGGATCTGGGGCTTCGGGTTCGACGACGCCCAGCGTCCGTTCACGCCGCAGGAGTGCCAGGAGGTCGTCGACTGGTTCCAGGCGCAGGGGTGCTACGTCATGGGCGGCGTCCCCACCTGGTGGCGCGAGGGCACCGGCGACTCCCGCCCGGGCTTCGCGGACGTGTACCGGTCGTTCGACATGATCTCGCCGTGGCTCGTGGGCCGGATCGGGAACGTCGCGGGCGCGGACGACTTCTACCAGCGCGCCACCGTGCCCGACCTCGCCGAGTGCACGCGCCTCGGCATCGACTACCAGCCGTGCGTCCTGCCGGGCGACCTGCAGGAGGGCCAGCGCGCGCACGGCGACTTCATGTGGCGGCAGTTCTACAACCACGCCCGGGCGGGCGTCGCGAGCGCGTACATCTCGATGTTCGACGAGTACAACGAGGGCAACCAGATCGCGAAGACGGCTGCGACGGCGGCCGACGTCCCGGCCGGGTCGGGGATGCGCGCTCTCGACGAGGACGGCACCGCGTGCTCGCCGGACTACTACCTGCGCCTCACGAACGACGGCGGCCGGCTGCTGCGCGGCGAGATCGCGCTCACGGCGGTGCGCCCGACGCCGCCCGTGGTCGGCGGCGGGCCGGGTCCCGTGACCGGGCTCGTCACCCTCCGGGCCCGCGCGAACGGGCAGTACGTCCAGGCCCGCCAGACCGACGGCGGCACGCTCGTCGCTGCCGGTCCGACGGTCGGCGCGTGGGAACGGTTCCGGCTCGAGGAGCTGGGCGGCGGGGTCGTGGCGCTGCGCGCCGACGTCGACGGCCGCTATGTGTGCGCCGAGGGCGCGGGTGCGCAGCCGCTCGTCGCGAACCGCGCCGCCGTGGGCGCGTGGGAACGATTCCGGCTCGAGGACCTCGGCGGCGGGGCCGTCGCGCTGCGCGCCGAGGTCAACGGGCGCTACGTGTGCGCCGACGGCGCGGGCGCCCAGCCGCTCGTGGCGAACCGCGCGGCGGTCGGCCCCTGGGAGACCTTCGACCTAGTCCGCCTCTGA
- a CDS encoding LacI family DNA-binding transcriptional regulator has translation MVTIGDVARHAGVSRSTVSYALSGNRPIKTETRERIQQAIRDLGFTANAGARALATARTSIMGLVVPFTPEEFAPATLGYVLSVSENARSRGYDVLLVTRQEGDAGIARLTSSGLVDGLLVLDVQRHDARIPSLLEARQPAVLLGLPDGDVALDRVDLDFAGAGRSLVERLHGEGHREIVFLTLPREVFDQDLGYAWRVREAVRSTAAARGIVVREVEGATEPAERARRIGEVLDRRGAATALLVHNDGALVDLPLLFRERGIRVPEDLSVVTLYPDRFGRMFSLPFTAIETSASEIAERAVQMLAERIEDPDLPPRRELLEPVLVDRGSSAAVP, from the coding sequence ATGGTGACGATCGGCGACGTGGCGCGGCACGCGGGGGTCTCCCGCAGCACCGTGTCGTACGCGCTGTCCGGCAACCGTCCCATCAAGACCGAGACGCGCGAGCGCATCCAGCAGGCCATCCGCGACCTCGGGTTCACGGCGAACGCCGGTGCCCGCGCTCTCGCGACGGCCCGTACGTCGATCATGGGTCTCGTCGTCCCGTTCACGCCCGAGGAGTTCGCCCCGGCGACGCTGGGCTACGTGCTCTCGGTCTCCGAGAACGCGCGCAGCCGCGGCTACGACGTCCTGCTGGTCACGCGCCAGGAGGGCGACGCGGGCATCGCGCGCCTGACGAGCTCGGGCCTCGTGGACGGGCTCCTCGTGCTCGACGTCCAGCGCCACGACGCGCGCATCCCGAGCCTGCTCGAGGCGCGCCAGCCCGCCGTCCTGCTCGGTCTGCCCGACGGTGACGTGGCGCTCGACCGCGTGGACCTCGACTTCGCGGGCGCGGGGCGCAGCCTCGTCGAGCGCCTGCACGGCGAGGGGCACCGGGAGATCGTCTTCCTCACGCTCCCGCGCGAGGTCTTCGACCAGGACCTCGGGTACGCCTGGCGCGTGCGGGAGGCCGTGCGGTCCACGGCGGCGGCGCGCGGGATCGTCGTGCGCGAGGTCGAGGGGGCGACGGAGCCGGCGGAGCGTGCGCGCCGGATCGGCGAGGTCCTCGACCGCCGCGGTGCCGCGACGGCGTTGCTCGTCCACAACGACGGCGCGCTCGTCGACCTGCCGCTGCTCTTCCGCGAGCGGGGGATCCGCGTGCCGGAGGACCTGAGCGTCGTGACCCTGTACCCCGACCGGTTCGGCCGGATGTTCTCGCTGCCCTTCACGGCGATCGAGACGTCGGCGAGCGAGATCGCCGAGCGTGCGGTCCAGATGCTCGCCGAGCGCATCGAGGACCCGGACCTGCCGCCGCGCCGGGAGCTGCTCGAGCCGGTCCTGGTGGACCGGGGGAGCAGCGCCGCGGTGCCCTGA